A portion of the uncultured Bacteroides sp. genome contains these proteins:
- the rpmG gene encoding 50S ribosomal protein L33 produces MAKKAKGNRIQVILECTEHKESGMPGTSRYITTKNRKNTTERIELKKYNSILKRVTVHKEIK; encoded by the coding sequence ATGGCAAAAAAGGCAAAAGGTAACAGAATACAGGTGATTCTTGAGTGCACTGAACACAAAGAAAGTGGCATGCCGGGAACATCTCGTTACATTACAACGAAAAATAGGAAGAATACAACTGAAAGAATTGAATTGAAGAAATACAACTCAATTTTGAAGAGAGTAACAGTTCATAAAGAAATTAAATAA
- a CDS encoding DUF4295 domain-containing protein — MAKKTVASLHEGTKEGRSYTKVIKMVKSPKTGAYTFDEQMVPNEKVQDFFKK, encoded by the coding sequence ATGGCAAAGAAAACAGTAGCAAGCTTGCACGAAGGAACCAAAGAAGGGCGTTCTTATACTAAGGTTATCAAAATGGTGAAATCTCCAAAAACAGGAGCTTATACCTTTGATGAACAAATGGTACCTAACGAAAAGGTTCAGGACTTTTTCAAAAAATAA
- the ftsY gene encoding signal recognition particle-docking protein FtsY yields the protein MGFLNFFSKEKKDTLDKGLSKTKETVFGKIARAVAGKSKVDDEVLDNLEEILITSDVGVETTLKIIKRIEKRAATDKYINTQELNLILREEVAALLSENNSDDVDDFDVPTGKKPYVIMVVGVNGVGKTTTIGKLAYQLKKAGKSVYLGAADTFRAAAVEQLVIWGERVGVPVIKQKMGADPASVAYDTLSSAVSNNADVVIIDTAGRLHNKVGLMNELTKIKNVMKKVVEDAPNEVLLVLDGSTGQNAFEQAKQFTLATEVTAMAITKLDGTAKGGVVIGISDQFKIPVRYIGLGEGIEDLQVFRKKEFVDSLFGGNE from the coding sequence ATGGGATTTTTAAATTTTTTCTCAAAAGAAAAGAAGGATACTTTAGATAAAGGCTTGTCCAAAACTAAAGAAACTGTTTTCGGTAAGATAGCTCGAGCTGTGGCAGGAAAGTCTAAAGTGGATGACGAGGTACTTGATAATCTGGAAGAAATCCTTATTACTTCTGATGTGGGAGTGGAAACGACTCTAAAGATCATCAAACGGATAGAAAAAAGGGCCGCCACTGATAAATATATAAATACACAAGAATTAAACCTGATTTTGCGGGAAGAAGTCGCTGCGCTATTGAGCGAAAATAATTCGGATGATGTAGATGACTTTGATGTACCTACTGGAAAGAAACCCTATGTCATCATGGTTGTGGGGGTAAATGGGGTTGGTAAAACAACGACTATTGGCAAGTTGGCTTATCAGCTAAAGAAGGCCGGCAAATCAGTTTATCTTGGTGCTGCGGACACCTTTCGCGCCGCTGCAGTTGAGCAACTGGTTATTTGGGGAGAAAGAGTGGGAGTACCTGTGATTAAACAAAAAATGGGTGCGGATCCTGCATCTGTAGCTTATGACACTCTTAGTTCGGCCGTTTCAAACAATGCTGATGTGGTGATTATTGATACTGCCGGACGTTTGCATAATAAAGTGGGGTTGATGAATGAATTGACCAAGATTAAAAATGTGATGAAAAAGGTTGTGGAAGATGCTCCCAATGAGGTACTCTTAGTGCTTGACGGATCTACCGGACAAAATGCTTTTGAACAAGCGAAGCAATTTACTTTGGCTACAGAAGTGACAGCAATGGCGATCACTAAACTGGATGGCACTGCAAAAGGAGGAGTAGTCATCGGCATTTCGGATCAGTTTAAAATTCCGGTGAGGTATATTGGTTTAGGGGAAGGAATAGAAGACTTACAGGTCTTCAGGAAGAAAGAATTTGTTGATTCGCTATTTGGAGGAAATGAATGA
- the rimO gene encoding 30S ribosomal protein S12 methylthiotransferase RimO → MKRKTIDIITLGCSKNLVDSEQLMRQLKGSGYDVTHDSETPKGDIAVINTCGFIGDAKEESINMILEFAQAKEQGSLKKLFVMGCLSERYLKELATEIPQVDKFYGKFNWKDLLHDLGKAYHEEYNIERTLTTPKHYAYLKISEGCDRKCSYCAIPIITGRHISLPMEKILEEVRFLVSQGVKEFQIIAQELTYYGIDLYKKQMIAELIERIADEPGVEWIRLHYAYPAHFPTDLLRVMKERNNVCKYLDIALQHISDNMLTRMNRHVTKEETYHLIEQFRKEVPGIHLRTTLMVGHPGETDEDFEELKEFVRKARFDRMGAFAYSEEEGTYSAENYEDSIPYEVKQARLDELMNIQQGISSELSALKIGQKMKVIIDRIEGDYYIGRTEFDSPEVDPEVLINCSEGTLSTGKFYEVQIVDSDDFDLYAKII, encoded by the coding sequence ATGAAAAGAAAAACGATTGATATAATTACTTTGGGTTGCTCAAAAAATCTGGTTGACTCAGAGCAACTAATGCGCCAACTTAAAGGATCCGGATATGATGTTACTCACGATTCGGAAACTCCCAAGGGTGATATAGCTGTTATTAATACATGCGGGTTCATTGGGGATGCAAAAGAAGAGTCTATTAATATGATTCTGGAATTTGCACAAGCAAAAGAGCAAGGAAGCTTAAAAAAACTTTTTGTGATGGGATGTCTATCTGAACGTTATCTTAAAGAACTTGCGACTGAAATTCCCCAAGTAGATAAATTTTATGGGAAGTTTAACTGGAAAGACTTACTGCATGATTTGGGTAAAGCATATCATGAAGAATATAATATTGAGCGTACCTTAACGACTCCGAAGCATTATGCTTATTTAAAAATATCGGAAGGATGTGACAGAAAATGTTCATATTGTGCTATCCCGATTATTACAGGACGGCACATTTCACTCCCAATGGAAAAAATATTGGAAGAAGTAAGGTTCCTTGTTTCTCAGGGAGTGAAGGAATTTCAGATTATTGCTCAAGAACTGACTTATTATGGTATTGATTTGTATAAGAAACAAATGATTGCTGAGCTAATTGAGAGAATCGCCGACGAACCCGGAGTAGAATGGATTCGCTTGCATTATGCTTATCCTGCTCACTTTCCAACAGATTTGCTTCGCGTAATGAAGGAGCGTAATAATGTATGTAAATATCTGGATATTGCCTTGCAGCATATTAGTGACAATATGCTGACTCGAATGAATCGTCATGTGACAAAAGAAGAAACATATCATCTCATAGAGCAATTTCGCAAAGAGGTTCCAGGTATTCATTTACGTACGACTCTAATGGTTGGTCATCCGGGAGAAACCGATGAGGACTTTGAAGAATTAAAAGAATTCGTTCGTAAGGCTCGCTTTGACCGTATGGGAGCTTTTGCTTATTCGGAAGAAGAGGGAACTTATTCAGCTGAAAACTATGAGGATTCAATTCCATACGAAGTAAAGCAAGCACGCCTTGATGAGTTGATGAACATCCAACAAGGTATTTCGTCTGAGCTGAGTGCATTGAAGATTGGACAAAAGATGAAAGTGATTATTGACCGGATTGAAGGGGATTATTATATTGGACGTACAGAGTTTGATTCACCCGAAGTTGATCCAGAAGTCTTAATCAACTGTTCTGAAGGCACTTTATCAACCGGAAAATTTTATGAGGTTCAAATAGTCGATTCCGATGATTTTGACCTTTATGCAAAGATTATTTAA
- a CDS encoding HU family DNA-binding protein, with the protein MNNKEFTSELAKRLGCTIKETSDQMSSFLSDLTQHLQEGSSLSIQGFGSFEVKKKAERISINPTTKQRMLVPPKLILTYKPSISLKDKFK; encoded by the coding sequence TTGAATAATAAAGAATTTACTTCGGAATTGGCTAAAAGGCTCGGATGTACTATAAAAGAGACTTCCGATCAGATGTCTTCTTTCTTGTCTGACTTAACTCAGCACTTACAGGAAGGAAGTTCTTTGTCTATACAGGGATTTGGCTCTTTTGAAGTGAAAAAGAAAGCAGAACGTATATCGATAAATCCGACTACTAAACAACGCATGCTTGTTCCTCCCAAACTTATTTTGACCTACAAACCCAGTATATCATTGAAAGATAAATTTAAATAA
- a CDS encoding HU family DNA-binding protein, with protein MNEKLNMQSLIDLLAEKRSMNKKDAELFVREFFLLIEQVLEDDKYVKIKGLGTFKLIDVESRESINVNTGERFEIQGHTKISFVPEASLRDAVNKPFAHFETVILNDDTVLEDTPINSLEEDVDDNNAKLSDDSDQLSKVLVSNVIETETATSEKVEPMLEVEEQVQVDEKAEAEVYEKRENPEQEEVEPATSLVEKHLSVEDIIALEIRKADAEYRESEKSSSPNIDSFEKSTKKRSPVFYIIGTAIAIVLLCIGSVFYMYYPDLFDDLFSSNTQKISTAPVLDAKVKTVIVPVDTFNTSVSSKQKLNVHRDSIKETIALLPKKTPIETKKEPINNKMHNLAKQEEPVIPDSVNYVIVGTKATYTVQEGETLTKVSLRFYGTKSMWPYIVKHNRNTIKDPNKVPYGTILKIPELKKK; from the coding sequence ATGAATGAAAAACTGAATATGCAGAGCCTTATTGATCTTTTGGCAGAAAAACGGAGCATGAATAAGAAAGATGCTGAACTTTTTGTCAGAGAATTTTTTCTTTTGATTGAACAGGTATTGGAGGATGATAAATATGTAAAGATTAAAGGACTGGGTACTTTTAAACTAATTGATGTAGAAAGTAGGGAAAGCATAAATGTAAATACGGGAGAGAGATTTGAAATTCAAGGTCATACAAAAATATCTTTTGTTCCTGAAGCCTCGTTACGTGATGCGGTTAATAAGCCGTTTGCTCATTTTGAAACAGTAATATTAAATGATGATACTGTTCTGGAAGATACTCCAATAAATAGTTTGGAAGAAGATGTTGATGATAACAATGCCAAGTTATCAGATGACTCAGATCAATTGTCGAAAGTATTGGTTAGCAACGTTATAGAAACAGAAACCGCTACTTCCGAAAAAGTAGAACCAATGCTAGAAGTTGAAGAACAAGTGCAAGTAGATGAGAAAGCTGAAGCAGAAGTATATGAAAAGAGAGAAAACCCAGAGCAAGAAGAGGTGGAACCTGCTACATCTTTGGTAGAAAAGCACTTGTCTGTTGAAGATATCATAGCTTTGGAAATACGGAAAGCGGATGCAGAGTATCGGGAATCTGAAAAAAGTTCTTCGCCTAATATTGACTCTTTTGAAAAAAGTACAAAAAAAAGATCCCCGGTTTTTTATATTATAGGCACTGCTATTGCTATTGTTCTCTTATGTATTGGTTCTGTTTTCTATATGTACTACCCTGATCTGTTTGATGATTTATTTTCAAGCAATACACAAAAGATATCTACAGCACCTGTTTTAGATGCAAAAGTAAAGACGGTAATAGTGCCGGTTGATACTTTTAATACTAGCGTTTCAAGTAAGCAAAAATTAAATGTGCATAGAGATTCTATAAAAGAAACAATCGCTCTATTACCAAAAAAGACTCCTATAGAGACTAAGAAAGAGCCTATTAATAATAAGATGCATAACTTGGCAAAACAGGAAGAGCCGGTTATCCCAGACTCAGTTAATTATGTAATAGTAGGAACTAAGGCAACATATACGGTACAGGAAGGTGAAACTTTAACCAAGGTTTCTTTGCGATTCTATGGAACAAAGAGCATGTGGCCATATATAGTAAAGCATAATCGTAATACGATTAAGGATCCCAATAAAGTTCCTTATGGCACGATTCTTAAAATACCCGAATTAAAGAAGAAATGA
- a CDS encoding AAA family ATPase: MAESIDIRELNERIERQSAFVTNLTMGMDQIIVGQKHLVESLLIGLLSDGHVLLEGVPGLAKTLAIKTLASLIDAKYSRVQFTPDLLPADVIGTMVYSQKDETFQVKKGPVFANFVLADEINRAPAKVQSALLESMQERQVTIGTETFKLPHPFLVLATQNPIEQEGTYPLPEAQVDRFMLKVVIDYPKMEEEKLIIRQNIGENKIDVKAILKAEEVLEARKVVRQVYLDEKIERYIVDIVFATRYPERYDLKELKGLIAFGGSPRASINLALAARAYAFIKRRGYVIPEDIRSVAHDVLRHRIGLTYEAEASNVTSDEIISKILNKIEVP, from the coding sequence ATGGCTGAATCAATTGACATCCGCGAACTGAATGAGCGGATTGAAAGACAGAGTGCTTTCGTTACGAATCTTACAATGGGCATGGACCAAATTATCGTAGGACAGAAACATTTGGTCGAATCATTGTTAATAGGGTTACTTTCTGACGGACATGTACTTCTGGAAGGTGTGCCAGGATTGGCTAAAACCCTAGCAATCAAAACCCTAGCTTCACTTATTGACGCAAAATATAGTCGTGTACAATTTACGCCAGACTTGCTACCTGCTGACGTTATAGGTACGATGGTTTACAGTCAGAAAGATGAAACGTTTCAAGTAAAAAAAGGACCTGTCTTTGCTAACTTTGTTCTTGCAGATGAAATAAACCGCGCTCCGGCTAAAGTCCAGAGTGCTTTGTTGGAGTCCATGCAGGAACGTCAGGTAACAATCGGTACTGAAACATTCAAATTGCCTCACCCTTTTTTGGTTCTAGCCACTCAAAATCCTATCGAACAAGAAGGTACTTACCCGTTGCCTGAAGCTCAGGTAGACCGTTTCATGCTAAAAGTGGTCATTGATTATCCGAAAATGGAAGAGGAGAAATTAATTATCAGACAGAATATTGGTGAGAATAAAATTGATGTAAAAGCAATCCTTAAAGCAGAAGAGGTTCTTGAAGCCCGCAAAGTAGTACGTCAAGTATATCTGGACGAGAAGATAGAGCGCTATATCGTCGATATTGTATTTGCCACTCGTTACCCGGAAAGATATGACTTAAAGGAATTGAAAGGTTTAATTGCTTTTGGAGGATCACCGCGTGCTTCTATTAATCTAGCATTAGCTGCTCGTGCATATGCCTTTATCAAGCGTCGTGGCTATGTTATTCCGGAAGATATTCGTTCGGTGGCTCATGATGTTCTTCGCCATCGCATTGGCTTGACTTATGAGGCTGAAGCAAGCAATGTGACGTCTGATGAAATTATAAGCAAAATTTTGAATAAGATTGAGGTGCCTTGA
- a CDS encoding DUF58 domain-containing protein: protein METTELLKKVRRIEIKTRGLSNNIFAGQYHSAFKGRGMAFSEVREYQFGDDVRDIDWNVTARFNKPFIKVFEEERELTVMLMIDVSGSLEFGTIKQLKKDMVTEIAATIAFSAIQNNDKIGVIFFSDRIEKFIPPKKGRKHILYIIRELIDFQAQSRRTNIRLGMEHLTNVMKRRCTAFVISDFIDQESFQNSITIANRKHDIVAIQVYDRRVAELPAVGLMKVKDAETGHEQWIDTSSTSLRKTHHDWWLNKQANLNEVFTKSNVDSVSVRTDQDYVRALLNLFAKRK, encoded by the coding sequence ATGGAAACGACTGAATTATTGAAGAAAGTCCGTCGGATAGAAATAAAGACGCGAGGATTATCAAATAACATTTTTGCAGGCCAATACCATTCTGCATTTAAAGGTAGAGGTATGGCTTTTTCCGAGGTACGTGAATATCAATTTGGAGATGATGTTCGTGACATAGATTGGAATGTAACAGCGCGCTTCAATAAACCATTTATAAAGGTTTTTGAAGAAGAGCGAGAATTGACAGTCATGTTAATGATTGATGTGTCTGGTAGTTTGGAATTTGGCACCATAAAACAACTCAAGAAAGATATGGTGACTGAAATTGCTGCCACTATTGCTTTTTCTGCTATTCAGAATAATGATAAAATTGGAGTGATCTTCTTTTCGGATAGAATAGAAAAATTCATACCTCCCAAAAAAGGTAGAAAGCATATATTATATATTATTCGCGAGCTGATTGATTTTCAAGCTCAAAGTCGCCGCACTAATATACGTTTAGGCATGGAGCATTTAACGAATGTAATGAAGAGACGATGCACTGCATTTGTTATATCCGATTTTATAGATCAGGAGAGTTTTCAGAATTCGATAACTATTGCTAATAGAAAACATGATATTGTTGCAATACAAGTATATGATAGGAGAGTAGCAGAGTTACCTGCGGTTGGATTAATGAAAGTCAAAGATGCAGAAACAGGACATGAGCAATGGATCGATACTTCATCTACTTCTTTAAGAAAGACTCATCATGATTGGTGGCTAAACAAACAAGCCAATTTGAACGAAGTTTTCACTAAGAGCAATGTCGATTCTGTATCCGTGCGCACTGACCAAGACTATGTAAGGGCATTATTAAACCTTTTTGCGAAACGAAAATAA
- a CDS encoding VWA domain-containing protein, which translates to MIFANIEYLFLLLLLIPYIVWYILKRKNNEAALQISDARVYAHTRKNYKIYLLHAPFVLRIISLILIILVLARPQTTNNWQSSEVEGIDIMLAIDISTSMLAEDLKPNRLEAAKDVAAEFINGRPNDNIGITLFAGESFTQCPLTVDHAVLLNLFQSIKCGIIEDGTAVGMGIANAVSRLKDSKAKSKVIILLTDGTNNKGDISPLTAADIAKSFGIRVYTIGVGTNGMAPYPVPVGGTIQYINTPVEIDEKTLSQIAGTTDGNYFRATSNSKLKEVYSEIDKLEKTKLNVKEYSKRKEEYQWFALAAFICILIEVLLRNSLLKKIP; encoded by the coding sequence ATGATTTTTGCTAATATTGAATATTTATTTTTATTGTTGCTGCTTATACCTTATATAGTGTGGTATATACTAAAGCGAAAGAATAATGAAGCCGCTCTTCAAATTTCTGATGCTAGGGTATATGCTCATACTCGCAAGAATTATAAGATATACTTATTACATGCTCCCTTCGTTTTGCGTATAATTTCTTTAATATTGATTATACTTGTTTTAGCAAGACCTCAAACGACCAATAATTGGCAGAGTAGTGAGGTAGAGGGAATTGATATTATGCTAGCCATTGATATATCAACAAGTATGTTGGCTGAAGATCTTAAACCAAATAGATTAGAAGCAGCAAAAGATGTGGCTGCGGAATTTATCAATGGCCGTCCGAATGACAACATCGGCATTACTCTTTTTGCTGGTGAAAGCTTTACTCAATGTCCACTTACCGTTGATCATGCTGTTTTACTTAATCTTTTTCAGAGTATAAAATGTGGAATTATAGAGGATGGAACAGCAGTAGGAATGGGTATTGCTAATGCTGTATCTAGACTAAAAGATAGTAAAGCTAAATCTAAGGTGATTATTCTTCTCACTGATGGAACTAATAATAAGGGAGATATATCTCCTCTTACAGCCGCTGATATAGCGAAGAGCTTTGGCATTAGAGTGTATACTATTGGAGTAGGAACTAACGGTATGGCTCCTTATCCCGTACCTGTGGGTGGAACAATACAATATATAAATACCCCTGTCGAAATAGATGAGAAAACGCTATCTCAGATTGCAGGAACAACCGATGGCAATTATTTTCGTGCCACAAGTAATTCAAAGTTGAAAGAAGTTTATAGTGAGATTGATAAGTTGGAAAAAACAAAATTGAATGTTAAAGAATATAGCAAACGCAAAGAAGAGTATCAATGGTTTGCTCTTGCAGCATTTATATGTATACTCATAGAGGTTTTGTTGCGTAACTCGCTATTAAAAAAAATACCTTAA